The genomic interval GTATTGAAGCAATTTATATGAATCATAATTGTTAAATCAATACGGAGAAGAATGGTTAGTTTTGATTTGGATTAGTAAATTGAACTGGCGCAACAACGGaagaattaattttaaaacaagtgcaAAAATACACATAATTAAAGAAATGAGAAGAAAAGGCAACGCAAAAATATATGGAACActgatttaaactttaaaacaaaaataaaaacaactttttagtCAAAGGCCACACAACGATTTTTTCAGGCTATGGTTCAATATAGGATCGCTTCGTATGAAATTCCAAAGCCGCAAGACGGCGGTATGGAGTCAAACATACagataaaaagtaataaaaacacgaaacatatacaaacatcGACATTATGTTGACAAGCTAGAGTGCTTACATGTATTAACTATTGCTATTCGCTCCTGCTAATTCTGAATAGGTTACAAATGTTCAAAGTAATCGCTTGTAGACAATCGctttacattttctttttccacCAAtagttaataattaaacatgttgATGTCGCAATAGACCTTTCGCCTTTAAACAAGTCTCTTTGTTTTGTAGAGACCGAATGACGATGGTCGGATGACgcattttaaaggtttttctCTTTGGTTCTTTCGACCTATTGTCGAATTGACCAGATGTGTAGTTGATTTTTTTCCgcctaaaacaaacaaaatttcgttaGAAAGGTAATACAAGACGATAAGAAAATGTTATAGATAACTGGAAGCGTTGGATCTAAAATATCACTAttcaaatacacaaaaaagaTTACATCTTCTTAATATCTGTATTTGTTAGtgaaaaagctaaaaaattaacgaaaaaaaaccgtttctttttaattaatcCCGGCCAAGTTAAGGGGTACGGGTACTTTCTCAAATTCAAGTTGTCGATGTTATCGTTATGTTTAGCGTGGGGCGGggatagtttaaatttaaacgatATGTCAAACAAagattttgtatatttttgtttcgtCGGATTACTTGGTCGTGAAGTTTTCGCAGCACACACGATTTGAGAAAGGcgtaacatttttaaaaattgcaccACTATTGCTGGTTATCATCAACGTGACAATCGGTTTGATGCTAAAATAAAGACGCACGTAAATAGCTACACTGTGGGCGTGTTGTAAACAAACGTAGGCGAGTTCTAAGTATCTGCTAACATCAATGTTTCGATCATGAGATAcgcgaaaaaatatttttacccaaaaattTCAATCATTCACGATTTTCGATTATAGAAACACAGTATTAAGAGCTGTTCACACTCAACGCACTTTTTTCTATTATACCTATTTGTTTGatgcaaaaacaaaagaacaCTCGGTTAAGTAAACGTAAAAAACCAACAGCTGGCTTTATCATATATACGCACCTTTTTTGTACCAGAAAGCCTGTCGCCACCAAAACCAGCAGCACTAAAATTGCTCCGCAGGTGAAAAGGGTTATCTCTGCAAACACAAAAGAATCGATGAAAAACAAGCGGGATCACCGTTAACGAAGCATAAAGTAGACAGTCGAAAAATGTATGTAGCCGAcggaaaaacaaaaaccttgccaaaaataatgaaattgtGGGAGATTATACAACTTCAAAGACAAATTACTGAGCATGCCGCGGTATACATCGTACATGCTATCAAAACATCGTTGTCAGTTAATTAGAAAGAGAATTTGCTGCCTGTTCTAATTTCCCTTCATTtccaaaacaacaaattttttCTTAGTCaatcaaaactttaaataaaaacgattTGTAACTTACCGAGTGTTGCATTTTCTTCAGCCCTTTTACTGGATTCATTCGACACTTCAGCAGGAATGGTCTTGTCACCTGTATAACACATATCGTCGGTTATACTCTGCTTAAAGTACATAGTCCAACCAACTTACACTCTGGGTCAAGTTTGTTGTGGTCTATCTCTGGATAATCCACCGTCCCCTTATCTTCTAGCTGATTTCCGTCACTCTCTACGTCATCGTCTTCGTCATCAGCAAAAATGTTTTCGTTTCCACTCTGAATTATTTCTTCCACAAACTCGTCAAGTTTTTCCGTGCTTTCTGAAACGTCTTCCACGTTCATTTCATCCACCTCTTCCAAGTCTTCCTCCTGAGAAACTTCATTCTCCATTTCTTCTaactcttcttcttcttcttccattACTAGTTCTTCTTCCTCTCCTTGCTCTATGTCTATTTTCACCTCTTCTTCCTCTGCATTTATTCCATCAAAGGCACCAGTATCATCGGAAAACTCCCAACCATCATCAAAACTTCTCAACTCGGGATCCGTAGCAAAGAGGGCATCCACGTCTTGCATGTCTTCCTCAGATACAGACTCCATCTTCTTTTCAACGTCTGACACTCTGACGCCACTTTTTATGTCGCCTTGGTCTGCTGCCACTTCGCCGAGATTTTCACCAAGTGTGTCCGGAGCACTGGTAGTGCTTGCCATGAGTGCCACATCTAAAAAacggtaaaataaaactatcaaaatataaataaatgcgCGCGCAAGTGGTGAAATTTCAGTCACAATTTGGtgatttaatttacaaacatgCACATGCAGTCATATAAGATTTAAACATGCAAGATTATATCaaagtgtatttttaacatatgtaGCAATCTTAGATCGAATATTTCGACATTCCGGTTTGAGGATTATCTCAAACTTGATCGAGTTTTACTGTGCCGTCATGCCCGATTTGTAGCTGAAATTCGAGCGCGCATTTTTGCAGCCGGCATACAATTCAACGAACTGTATTTGGTTATAAGGTTTGTTCGTGTACGGTTTGTGGagtcatattttaacaatttcatGCTTTACAGTCACAAACAGTAGAATGGCTGTGATCAGAAGACAAACAACGGTTTCGGGGTTGAGGCCCGGTAACCTCATTCAGTGAAAATGTACGTTTGCTTGCGTCAAGCATGTGCTTTCAGTGACGTCAAGAACCGGCCGATTGACGTCATAGAATAACGCATAGGTGTGTATGAACTTTCTAATTTAAAGAAATGCTGGTTTCGTCTTAGATTCGGTTGTTTGGTGATTTGATGCACGTTGATTAATTACGACATTCCAAATTAACATGATTTCGGTGTTTTTTGATTGTTTGATTGGTGTTTCACAACCGCGTTTCGCCTTACCGCTTACAACGTCATATTTTGGGgtttgtgtgacgtcatcaatttcTGTGGCAACCGCCGCACGCATTGTGACGGAAGCAATCCTAATCGCCTCTTGGCGAATTCTCTCACCCTTCTCTGTTtcagtcattaaaacaatttgttaaacAAGCCACCAGTTAAAAGCCAAacaccagaaaaaaaaacaaaacaagaatgATAGGTTATTTACACATCTACATCAGTATATGTTATTTTACGGTAAACATATAAAGTTATGCAGCCCCCACATGGAGCTACTTTTAACCATACAAGGAAAAAAGGTTAGTACTTTTTAGTGATATAATcgtaaaaatatgtttcggCTAAAaccgaatatttttttagtatatacTACTTTTCTCTATGCCCAAACCATAGTGGTTACTTTCACTTGGTTAATAATTCGTTATCAAAGTAAACCGCCCTAGATATTTAGGGAGAAAATACGCTTCAATAACTCACCGAAACATGGGTTCGCGTAGACTGTGTTCAAGATTTCACTGCATCGTACCAGTTTCTGCGGGTAGCCAGTGTTAATTATAGAATACTGACGTACGATGATTGTTGCAGAACTACGTTTAAACCGCATATCATTAAGCAAGGATAATAGTGTTGTATAGTGGAAAACGTATCTTGTTCGTATGAtgtgttttacaaatatagtagggtgggataagacgggacacctttagcaaacaatatccaaataccgtGGTCGTgtatcaaacaaaacacaatggTCTACGACCTACGTGataataaggttttataattctttgaaagttctttgtttactataccaaatgggacgggaaaataaaatgaaaaggtgacccatccACTCCCACCCGGTTATATTACTTTGGTATTATAATTACCTTCAATGACAAAGACTTGCCGTGACATATGCATTTATTATCTATTGGAAACGCGGCCTCCCTCAGGTAGGCAATGTCCATAGCGCATTGTTGTAGATCAGCCGTTCTGGCGTTGCACTGAGCTTCCTTCGCCTGTAAATAGGAACGTATATTCACATTGAAACAAAAGTGGCGTGTTGTGGGTTTAAACGATGTCGCCTTTTGCCAACAACAATACTGTATTGGCTGTTTGCGATGGATTTAAAACTTTCCGATACCGGACACTGTGTATTGAATTACTGTGGGAATCCGCCTGATCGTCACCACCACATATTTATAACTTGTTATTTGTGATGCGGAAAGTCACGAGACAATTTCTTTGAAGTGGCCAATACACTATGAAGCTTTGTACAACtaaaatataactataaaCATGCAACAGTAAGGGATGCACTTAACGATCAATCATTGGTGTTCctatttattgtttgttctCTGTTTATATACTTGTCTCGCCTCACTAAATATTTCcgttaaacacaaaacaaatccTACCTTGCATTTGTTCTTCACCGATTTATAAACTTCCTTACACGTTGAGTTACGTTTGCAGTTTTTTAGCGATTGAAGACAAGACGGTCTAGTGTCGCCCACGTCGAAACCAACGCTTTGAACTTGGCAGAAAATAGCTGTCAACACCACAAAGAGCAAGAGGAATTGagaatattccatatttcaatgttttttcgCTTTGCgctgtaaaataaatctatctaatttttttttcagtatctgcaaaaaaaacaatttttaaagtcTATTGTATATACAAAGTAAGTCATTCATCCTTCCATCTCTACAAgtgtttttaatgtaactAAAACTTCCTTTTATACGCAGCTGACACACACTATACTGTTACGACGAAACGAAACCAAGGCGCCACTAATGTTCCTGATACGGTATACAATGGATCAGCGTATTTTCCATGGTTATTTTGGTCCGGTCTAAAGTCAATCGAATCCACTAAACTAGCAGATTGAGAAGATcgtaaaatattctttgattCTCTTCTACTGTCAAGATACGTAAAAAAACATCCTCAGCAAACATTTGCAACCTGGCGTCGAAATAATTATTTCATTGCGATTTCACCAATATTTCGACACGGCATCTGTAAAACGTGAATACGGTAAATATTCCTCTCCACATAAAACAACAGCTAAGATACTAACACAAGCTCTATTGGTATAAACATGGATACAGCTCGCCAATGATTAACTGAATTGCGGAAATTTTATTAGCTCGTGTATGGTCTCTCAAAACGCTCGCCTTTGTTGCCGGTTGCCGAAGAGCATTTTTTAAGTGGAAAAACGACTGAAGTACTTTGGGCGAGACTACGAAACGTTTTATCTGATCTTCAGCGCTACTAAAACCACTTGAAACTAAACCTGAACATGTCAGTTGCATAATGACAAGCTGAAAGCTGGCATATAAGTGTAGCCTGTAATGTGGCTCGTAGTGAGACCACCTTGCTAGTAACAAATGATctcgaaaaatattttatccttTTACGCTCTGATGAAGGTATGACGCAAAACGATCgtaaaatgacgtcactttataGTTTATCATAAACCTGTCACATATATCCGCCAAACCTTCGTAAAGAGAGAAAACATTACTGAAAATTAATGAGCTCACTGGTTTAAGCTATGGGAGCACTGAACTAGAGGTAACGCTGGCAAAGTTCACCGCCTCATAAAATATTCACACCCGTAAACTCACTAATGGCGAGCTCGAAATCGGAGCCCTTCTGCCAGCCGAGTAGTGCAGACTGAAGTATTTAACAGCTCCCTGCTCGCTCAAGGCCCAAAATGGAACCACCCCCTAGACTACACCTTACGCCACCTCTTACAGATTCGCAGCAACTCTATTCTCACACCGTTTCGTTAACCGCGAACTCAGTAGCGACCGTTACGCGTAGCCAAACCTGGTGAAGTTTCtttgaaagtaaatattaGCATAACACGCTAAGCCAATATACCTGGCGATGACTCTTATACCGAGATATTGTTAAATGATCAAATACACTTGTGTGTGCGGTTCAATAAATTACAGTAAGCTCGCCTTGAACCGTTTAAACTCCGTCATTGTCGCTTCTTTCCACGAATAGACGATTTACCGGTGTTTCCCTGCTGTAATGAACTGAATTCGAGTTTTTTCGGATTTTCCGAACAGTCAAaggaaataataatatgaacCAAATAGTGAACTATTTGTGAACGAGGGAATTATTGTCTCTACAAACGGAAAATTCCACGAAGCAATAATCAACCACGTTAGATACGCATGATCGGGTTTCCATTGCGTGAACTCGCTCgaccgtgacgtcacaggttCGCTCAGCTCGCGAGCAAGTGCCAAAGTCACGTGATGCACTTAAGCGGGCCAACCGCGAAGTTGTTCGAGCACCTTCTTATCTGGTGGTCGTTTACGTGTTTTCAACACTGTTGCCGCATTAGGACATACAAGTAAGTTAGTTTTAACATCAGTGACTAAGATACCACCAGCGGAATAACGAAAAAATGTCGTTTCACCGATCCCAGATTAGTCTACGCGGATCCAACACAgcttttaatgtgttttgcGGCCGTTCCCAGATTAGAACTACACATAACATCCACGAGAGAATGCTTGTACTTTCACCGCTAGAGAAGTCCACGGCGGTCACCGGATTGCATTTATCTCCACTCAGCGACATTTAGATACTTGGTTTATCACTTAGCTAACGGTACTTCGAAGAACTTACACCGAAACATCGTGACAGTTACTTTTGAACTTCTTTTCTGCGGccagcaatttttaaaaatagaccTGCATTGTTAATCTGCGCTCATGCCCTAGCTTTTACTCTAATGATGTCAATTTCTCCTCAAATTTCTGTGGCGTGTTTCATCCCTGATCCCAAAGTCCTTCATCACACGTTCAGTATTTCCCGCATTGAGTCACACAAAAGTTGCGCAAGGCATTGAGAAAAGCAGGAACGAATTAAAGTGAACAACAAACAAatctattataaataaataaagtcacGACCGTTTTCTACCGGGCAGATTTCAATCAAAACCAATATAATCCGGTTTCGATTGCGagagaatattttaaatcggGGAATATGATTTGAGATTTTTTCTCCGCGAATTTGTGACGTGGCATAGAGAGTGTTCTGAATCACGTCAACGTGTTGCTGCTGATTTTGAACGGAAACCACGATGGCAATTTCGATTTTTCTTGTGGCTATGTGACGTACTGAAATGTATCGCATAACACGGCAACATCTGATGCACAGAGCATATATGGTCTGGTAAATAAGCAGACGAATGGTAACGGAAAAGCCTAAAAAAGTGTTTCTGCAAATTACTGTATACGGTTGACACAACACAATAAACATACAAGTACGTTACTCTGGCAGCTAATAGCAAAAAAGGAACTTGTTGAAAAAGAGGCAAACATAATAGAACAACTGGTGGAAAATCCGAGCTTTGCCAGGTCTTTCGTCTGTCTTGCTTTGGAAATTTACTACCATGGGTGGCGCTACGGAGCCGTTGAATTTGTACAGATAGTGAAAATAACTCGACTGTTTTTTTGGTTCGAAaccatcgtgacgtcacacctggTCTTCGTGGGaagaaagttttatttcatcatcTGGGACAGAAACAGTGAGGTTGTGGGAGTCTCCCGCTTGTTTCCCAGCCGAATAATTCGACTTCGCTCGCCTGAAAAGtgaatattataaacaatattcttAAAAGACCTGAAATAGCCGAAAGCAGGATTACCTTATCAGGTTACGTTCTtaatggtatttaaaaaaggtatttttaaaccttCTATAAACGAATTGTGATTGCGTGCTCTTATGATAAGCATATACTTTCAAATATATCTGCCGTATGGCTCAGTTAAGTATATGTTGTTGGGAAAATAAATCGTTTTCGAAGCAAGACACCACTGCGGTCGTGGGAAGCGACGCGGAAATTGTCGAGTCCATTCATAACTGAAGTCCTGGCGTCTCCCGTACGGAGAGATACAATGGTCTATTATTAACTAAAGCGAAACTgatttctgatgattagtagCTCCCGTGACCCTAGAAAGGTCACTGTGTTTATGATTTCATAACAATGGATTAGGTTGGGTTTCTACAGACCTGTGGGAAGCGAACGAACGTGCGACTACAATTGTGCCACAACAATGGAAGCCATCGCGTACACACCAAGGATTACGAATCGGAAGGTGGTATAACGACGTCACATTGCCGACTGTGATTGATAGAAAACTAATAGACAACTTAAAATTTGCAATAAAGTTGTGGAGAATGTTCCTTTTCTCCGGTACTGTGTGACGTCAAAGGTCATACACGCGGACTGTTACGTCATTGGCTTGTGTGTACGTCATAGATGGCACGCTCTTTATTCGGGTAAGATCGATGAAGATAAAATTCCAGACCGTGCTGATGGACTGTTTTCGTAAAGATTACCTTGAAATAGTTTTCCGAGAAACTGCTGAAAATATGACTCGCGTTTGATGTTAAGCAAGAAAGAGACATGTGTTCCGTTTGTGTCATGTctatttatgtaacttttatgcttatgtaacttttatctACATTTGAACCACTAACACTATTTTAAATCGTGGTTTAAAAAGGGGGTTGCGGAATACTAAACATTTTAGGTTGAGTCGTTTTCATGACCCAGCAACGGTTGTTATATCTCGCGTGACGGGGCAAAGATggttattataacacgggtgttatgtttcgtAAATATTGTGCCCTCTTGCGTTACCATGAATGTATAACTTTGTAGGTTAGGgagttttctatttttttttataaaaatgggtAACGTCGAAACTTGATTACCCCGTATTTTCTTTATTGTCTAAGCTCAACTACTCTGTCATGGCGCCACAGCCTAATCTCATGTTGCAGAAAACGTAATAAGAAATATTCCTTAGATTGCACATGGAAGGTTAGGTCAACTGCAGAATGTTTGGTAAAACTTTACCTATGGTGTAGAAGGTagattattgtgataagagcCAAAACCATCAGCGAAGCTCCGCATGCGATCAGGGCtatttctaaacaaaaaatagtttttgcaACTGCACAGTTAAAGAAACTGATACTCgaacttaatataaaaatttgtaaattattttaacgcTACTACTGTTAGCGGCTTAGAATATACAACgcgttaaaaaaaacatgccataaaataatgtaatatataatagggtggggggacaggacacctttagcacatcatTTTTAAAGGTCCGATAACGTTTCACACAattcacaacggtctatgagagtcttGAGGAAacagatttataattctttgaatgttctatgtttactaccaaatggaatgagaaaattgaataaaaacgtgccctatcttcccctaccctaatatatttataacaatcCTGCATTTCTGAGTTCTGATATACTTACGCCAATTGTTTGGACTTGATACGGTGTAAGTTTCGACAACGTATGACGTCTTGGTGTTTTGAACAGCAACGCTTGTTTGGGAACCGAAGTctacagaaaatattttaatcgatTGGAACGATTGATTTATCGTtggttcattttttattaattgacagttataaaacaacaaattgaCGTTTATTAGTTGCCGAAACGTGTGGTCGTTTGTTGTGCAgcgaattaaaaaataatgtatacaGGAGTGGTAAAGCATagaaaaacattacatttaaatattca from Ciona intestinalis chromosome 2, KH, whole genome shotgun sequence carries:
- the LOC100176486 gene encoding uncharacterized protein LOC100176486 isoform X1, yielding MEYSQFLLLFVVLTAIFCQVQSVGFDVGDTRPSCLQSLKNCKRNSTCKEVYKSVKNKCKAKEAQCNARTADLQQCAMDIAYLREAAFPIDNKCICHGKSLSLKKLVRCSEILNTVYANPCFEKGERIRQEAIRIASVTMRAAVATEIDDVTQTPKYDVVSDVALMASTTSAPDTLGENLGEVAADQGDIKSGVRVSDVEKKMESVSEEDMQDVDALFATDPELRSFDDGWEFSDDTGAFDGINAEEEEVKIDIEQGEEEELVMEEEEEELEEMENEVSQEEDLEEVDEMNVEDVSESTEKLDEFVEEIIQSGNENIFADDEDDDVESDGNQLEDKGTVDYPEIDHNKLDPECDKTIPAEVSNESSKRAEENATLEITLFTCGAILVLLVLVATGFLVQKRRKKINYTSGQFDNRSKEPKRKTFKMRHPTIVIRSLQNKETCLKAKGLLRHQHV
- the LOC100176486 gene encoding uncharacterized protein LOC100176486 isoform X2, which gives rise to MEYSQFLLLFVVLTAIFCQVQSVGFDVGDTRPSCLQSLKNCKRNSTCKEVYKSVKNKCKAKEAQCNARTADLQQCAMDIAYLREAAFPIDNKCICHGKSLSLKKLVRCSEILNTVYANPCFDVALMASTTSAPDTLGENLGEVAADQGDIKSGVRVSDVEKKMESVSEEDMQDVDALFATDPELRSFDDGWEFSDDTGAFDGINAEEEEVKIDIEQGEEEELVMEEEEEELEEMENEVSQEEDLEEVDEMNVEDVSESTEKLDEFVEEIIQSGNENIFADDEDDDVESDGNQLEDKGTVDYPEIDHNKLDPECDKTIPAEVSNESSKRAEENATLEITLFTCGAILVLLVLVATGFLVQKRRKKINYTSGQFDNRSKEPKRKTFKMRHPTIVIRSLQNKETCLKAKGLLRHQHV